One Purpureocillium takamizusanense chromosome 1, complete sequence genomic window carries:
- a CDS encoding uncharacterized protein (COG:S~EggNog:ENOG503P2K4~antiSMASH:Cluster_1.2), whose translation MKWRKDGTVPTGSFGMPHRCVNWEQVEAWASERKIERLMEPGYLFHPTLGPAYPGGHGDPIGEFDAGTNSHSHI comes from the coding sequence ATGAAATGGCGGAAGGATGGCACCGTTCCCACGGGGTCTTTTGGAATGCCTCATAGATGTGTCAACTGGGAACAGGTAGAGGCGTGGGCTTCTGAGCGCAAGATTGAGCGGTTAATGGAGCCTGGATATCTCTTTCACCCTACTCTCGGCCCGGCGTATCCGGGCGGTCATGGAGATCCTATCGGCGAGTTTGATGCGGGCACGAACTCTCACTCGCACATATAG